The Streptomyces phaeolivaceus genome has a window encoding:
- a CDS encoding COX15/CtaA family protein, which translates to MVRVPKPTRDDLVSAVRNPLAFIAARWTPDPRTVRRAALAALVMAVVIVVTGGAVRLTGSGLGCPTWPKCTDDSLTATRAMGVHGAIEFGNRMLTYVLCAAVGWAIVAARSQKPYRRALTRLGWTQFWVVMSNAVLGGIVVLVGLNPYTVAAHFMLSTALIAVAAVMWHRTGEGDTAPRPLVGKAVRQLVWVLVGVTLLLIAVGTVVTGAGPHAGDSSEVERIPLNWENVTKLHAVLAWIVVTLTFALWFVLKAVDAPRDPLNRTRDLFLVLLAQGVIGYVQYFTDLPEVLVGAHMFGSCLVWIATLRVLLSLRERPADEVDVPTPTAAETPVAANG; encoded by the coding sequence ATGGTGCGCGTGCCGAAACCGACCCGCGACGACCTCGTCTCCGCTGTGCGCAACCCGCTCGCCTTCATCGCCGCCCGCTGGACCCCGGACCCGCGAACGGTCCGGCGCGCGGCTCTCGCCGCGCTCGTCATGGCGGTGGTCATCGTGGTGACCGGTGGTGCCGTACGGCTCACCGGGTCGGGCCTCGGCTGCCCGACCTGGCCCAAGTGCACCGACGACTCGCTGACGGCGACCCGGGCGATGGGTGTGCACGGTGCCATCGAGTTCGGCAACCGCATGCTGACGTACGTGCTGTGCGCGGCGGTCGGCTGGGCCATCGTCGCCGCGCGCTCCCAGAAGCCGTACCGGCGCGCCCTGACCCGGCTGGGCTGGACGCAGTTCTGGGTGGTCATGAGCAACGCGGTGCTCGGCGGCATCGTGGTCCTCGTGGGCCTGAACCCGTACACGGTGGCCGCGCACTTCATGCTCTCCACCGCGCTGATCGCGGTCGCCGCCGTGATGTGGCACCGCACCGGCGAGGGCGACACGGCGCCGCGTCCGCTGGTCGGCAAGGCGGTGCGGCAGCTGGTGTGGGTGCTGGTGGGCGTCACCCTGCTGCTGATCGCGGTGGGCACGGTCGTCACGGGCGCCGGTCCGCACGCCGGTGACTCCAGCGAGGTCGAGCGCATCCCGCTGAACTGGGAGAACGTCACCAAGCTGCACGCGGTCCTGGCCTGGATCGTGGTGACGCTGACCTTCGCCCTGTGGTTCGTCCTGAAGGCGGTCGACGCCCCACGCGACCCCCTGAACCGCACCCGCGACCTGTTCCTGGTCCTCCTCGCACAGGGTGTCATCGGCTACGTCCAGTACTTCACCGACCTCCCCGAGGTTCTGGTCGGCGCCCATATGTTCGGTTCCTGCCTGGTGTGGATCGCCACCCTGCGGGTGCTGCTGTCCCTGCGGGAGCGACCGGCCGACGAGGTCGACGTCCCCACCCCTACGGCGGCGGAGACACCGGTCGCCGCAAACGGCTGA
- a CDS encoding nucleotidyltransferase, with product MTRSDATAPLPDAGAATEALVGRFLDELGALAPLAVWAHGSLGGGDYQEGRSDLDLIAVLDGPVTTRTVWRAGRLHARLRHEPLAPLLHCTYLTPGTAADAERGHLTWAHGRLFRRTVTPVTRRELHTFGLVLHGEPPKALLPPVSDIELDAFVVRDQREFWRPVVDRAHLWDRDVWVDLGLLTFARATATLRDGRLISKSEALDLLPTLGAPTEVVEDIRRRRYGERAEEVPYRGELTRLFLGPAIDDLVAVHG from the coding sequence ATGACACGCAGCGACGCGACCGCCCCCTTACCCGACGCGGGCGCCGCCACCGAGGCCCTGGTCGGACGCTTCCTCGACGAACTGGGGGCACTCGCCCCGCTCGCCGTCTGGGCCCACGGTTCCCTGGGCGGGGGCGACTACCAGGAGGGCCGCAGCGACCTGGATCTGATCGCCGTCCTGGACGGCCCGGTCACCACCCGCACCGTCTGGCGCGCGGGCCGGCTGCACGCCCGGCTGCGCCACGAGCCGCTCGCACCCCTCCTGCACTGCACCTATCTGACGCCCGGCACGGCGGCCGACGCCGAGCGCGGGCATCTGACCTGGGCGCACGGGCGGCTCTTCCGGCGGACGGTCACCCCGGTCACCCGGCGCGAACTGCACACCTTCGGCCTGGTCCTGCACGGCGAACCGCCGAAGGCGCTGCTGCCGCCGGTCTCCGACATCGAGCTGGACGCCTTCGTCGTCCGCGACCAGAGGGAGTTCTGGCGCCCGGTGGTCGACCGGGCCCACCTGTGGGACCGGGACGTCTGGGTCGACCTCGGACTGCTGACCTTCGCCCGCGCCACCGCCACCCTGCGCGACGGCCGCCTGATCTCCAAGAGTGAGGCCCTGGACCTGCTACCCACCCTGGGCGCCCCCACCGAGGTCGTCGAGGACATCCGCCGACGCCGCTACGGCGAACGGGCCGAGGAAGTGCCGTACCGGGGCGAGCTGACCCGGCTGTTCCTCGGCCCGGCGATCGACGACCTGGTTGCGGTCCACGGCTGA
- a CDS encoding amidohydrolase family protein, with protein MIETPSLVDQYCHGVLRTELGLGTFEAHLARSEGPPAPGTTFFDTQTGFAVRRWCPPLLGLEPHCPPARYLARRRELGVLESGRRLLRGSGITTYLVDTGLPGDLTGPREMASTGDADAHEIVRLELLAEQVADTSGTVESFLANLAESMHAAAENAVAFTSVAGVRHGLAFAPEPPGPGEVRGAVGRWLAHRPVGGALTDPVLLRHLLWIAVASGRPLQLHAGLGEPGLRIDATDPVLLTDFARSTAGLGTDLVLLHGYPYHRHAAHLAGVFPHVYADLGAELVRTGARATAVLAEVLELAPFGKLLFSSGAHGLPELHVVGARLFREALARVLGTWVAEGAWSLTDAQRVAGLIAAGNARRVYGLG; from the coding sequence ATGATCGAGACGCCGTCCCTCGTGGACCAGTACTGCCACGGCGTACTGCGCACGGAGCTGGGCCTCGGCACCTTCGAGGCCCACCTCGCCCGCAGCGAGGGCCCGCCCGCGCCCGGCACCACCTTCTTCGACACCCAGACGGGCTTCGCCGTACGCCGCTGGTGCCCGCCCCTGCTGGGCCTGGAACCGCACTGCCCACCGGCCCGCTATCTCGCCCGCCGCCGCGAACTGGGCGTCCTGGAATCGGGCCGCAGACTTCTCCGGGGCAGCGGCATCACCACCTATCTCGTCGACACGGGACTGCCGGGTGACCTCACCGGACCGCGTGAGATGGCCTCCACCGGGGACGCGGACGCCCATGAGATCGTCCGCCTCGAACTCCTCGCCGAACAGGTCGCCGACACCTCCGGCACGGTCGAGTCGTTCCTGGCCAATCTCGCCGAGTCCATGCACGCCGCCGCCGAGAACGCCGTCGCCTTCACCTCGGTCGCGGGCGTACGGCACGGACTGGCGTTCGCGCCGGAGCCGCCCGGTCCGGGGGAGGTGCGGGGCGCGGTGGGGCGCTGGCTCGCGCACCGGCCGGTCGGCGGGGCGCTCACCGACCCGGTCCTGCTGCGCCATCTGCTGTGGATCGCCGTCGCCTCCGGGCGCCCGCTCCAACTCCACGCCGGCCTCGGCGAACCCGGGCTGCGCATCGACGCCACCGACCCCGTCCTGCTCACCGACTTCGCCCGCTCCACGGCGGGCCTCGGCACCGATCTGGTGCTGCTGCACGGCTACCCGTACCACCGCCACGCGGCCCACCTCGCCGGTGTCTTCCCGCATGTCTACGCCGACCTGGGCGCCGAACTCGTCCGCACCGGCGCCCGCGCCACCGCCGTACTCGCCGAGGTCCTCGAACTCGCCCCCTTCGGCAAGCTCCTCTTCTCCAGCGGCGCCCACGGCCTGCCCGAGCTGCACGTCGTCGGGGCCCGGCTGTTCCGCGAGGCGCTGGCCCGGGTGCTGGGCACCTGGGTGGCGGAGGGCGCCTGGTCCCTGACGGACGCCCAGCGCGTGGCGGGGCTGATCGCGGCGGGGAACGCGCGGCGGGTGTACGGGCTGGGGTGA